The nucleotide window CCCGCGCCGCCCACGACCCGTCCGGCCGAGCCCCCCGCCGAGCGGGTCGCCTCGCGCGAGCCGGAGCGCCGCCGTGAGCGCCCGAAGCCCAGGTCTACGCCTCGCACGACGCCGAAGCCAAAGCCGAAGGCCGCGCCGCGCACCGAGCCTCGCACCGCTCCCCGGACGCGTCCCAAAACCGCGCCACGCACTGAGCCGCGCCGTGCTCCGACGCCACCCGCGGAGGTCGCCACCCGCTCCACGCGCACGACGGAATCGCGCACGCCACGGAGCGTGACGCGCCGCACGACTACACCGCTCGCGGAGGCTCCGACGCGCCGCACACCCGATGCACCACCGCGGCGCACTCGGGCGCTCGTCGCGGCGCCGAGCGCGCGGGAGCTGTCGGAGGTGCGGGCCGATCTGGCCGTCGCGCAGGTGCTCAAGAACCAGGGCGCGTACTACGACGCCGGTGCCACCCTCCGCAACGCGCAGCGGAATGTCTCGGCCCTGTCCGCTCGCTACCCGGGCTCGCCGGCCGTATCCGAGTTGAGCGAGCGCGTCCGCACCCTGGCCGCGGAGAACCGCCGCGCGTGCTTCGCGGAGGCAACCGTCCTCCGCAGCCGAGGCGAGGCGACGTCGCCCTGCCCCTGACCGGCTCGCAAAACAAAGAGGAGGCACGGAGAGACGTTCTCTCCGTGCCTCCTCTTTTCTCGATGGACCGCTCAGCGCGTGCGCAGGATCTTCCAGCGCAGCCCCGGCGTGTCAGTGACGCCGGAGAGGCGCACCTCGGAATCGGTTTTCAGCAGGATGTAGGCGGGGCTGCTGTGGGGGAGCCGCACGAATCCGCCCTGGGTTCCCGTGTTGCCCACGATGGCGAACGGGCGCCACATCGAGTAGCGGCTGACGATCTCGTGCACGCGCAGGAAGAGCGGGTCCTGGAAGCGCGGATCGGAGGTGAGGTCGTCAGCCGCGTGGGCGAGCGCCCAATCGAGGAGCGCGTCCTCGCCGTTCCACGACGCGCCCAGCCGCGCGCGCATGCGGGCGCTGAGCCCCGTGCGCCGCACGCCGTACGAATCCCACCCGTTCCACCCGTCCGCGGCGCCGCGAAGGACCTCGCGCATGGCGTCGTCCACCGGCTCGCCGGCCGCCACACGGCGGGCTGCCAGGGCGCGCAGGAAGCCGGCGGGGGCGTCGTAGCCCAACGTCAGCCGGCCGGCCAGGGAATGCGCGCGCTCGGCCAGCCGGCGCGCGGCGGGGGTGGCGGCGGGGTCGCGCGCGTCGAAGTTGGCAGTGAGCGGCACCCCACCCGCCCGGCGGACCGTCTCGAACGAGACGAGGTCCGCGCCCCCCTCCGTCGCCCAGAACGTCGCCCCTGCCGCGGATTCCAACCAGGTATCCGGGCGCGAATCGTACATGTAGAGCGCCTGAAAGGCGTGCGCCAGCTCGTGCGACACCAGCTCTGCCAGCTCCAGGTATCCGCTCTTTTCGCGGATCTTGATGTCCGTCCACATCCGCGGCGCGCCGAACGACCGGTCGCTGAGCGTGCGCCCCAGCACGTCGCCGACGGGGTCGTGGCGCAGGATGATGAGGAACTGCCCCGACTCCGGCGTGGAGAGCGGGAGGTCGGGCGAGTACGCGGCGCGCATCAGCGGCACGGCGTGCCCGCCGACGGCCGCCCACGCGGAGTCCATCTGCGCCATGAAGCGCGGCAGGAGGTCGGTGGCGTCGCCCTCGTACGCCGCGACGACGAAGTGACGGTCGTACACGCGCAGCACCCGCGCCTGCCGCGCACGCTGCACGGCCGGGTCGTACAGCGGAAAGCGCTCGTCCAGCGTCCACGGCCGGTCGCGCAGCGATGCCGCGTCGGCCGGCGGCGCGGGCGCGGCGACGAAGTGCGGGCTCGCCTGCGCCCGGCGGTTCATCGAGGCGGTCGGGAGCATCGCCTGCCCCGCCGTGGAGACCGCCACGTTGTAGTCGGGGAAGGCGGCGCCGTACCCCTCGGGCCCCGTCTCGGCCTTGCGCACGGCGCGCGTGTCCACGACGGCCACCACGAACTCGGCGCCCTTTTCACCCGCGATGGAGCATAGCGTCCCGCCATCCGCCGCCGCGGCGAGCTCCGCCGTCTCCCCCACCGCGAGGCGCACGGGCGCGGTGCACGTCGCCTGCTGCACGGGCGGGGGCGGCTTGGGCGGCTCGGGCGTGACGGGCGTGGTGCCGGTCGAATCCTTGCCCCCGCACGCGGCGAGCGTCACCAGGAGCAGAGGTGCGGAGAGGGCGAGGCGCAGCGACATGGCGGCGGCGGTGCAGAGGGGCGGACGCGGGGCTTCGTTGGATAAACGTGCGACGGACGGTTTTGCGACGGCAAGGAGAGAATTGCAACTACATGGCTCAGCAGAGGCGCAGAGACGCAGGAGAGAACCGCGAAGGTTTTCTCTGTGGTTTTCAGTTCCTTCTGTGCCCTCTGTGTGATGCTGTTCGCCGTTGTTTTCGATGATCCTTGACGAAGCGTAACGAGCGGGTTACATATCCAGCATGGAAGTCGCTTCCGCCATCGCCGACCCGGTCCGGCGCGACATCCTCATGCTCCTTCGGGAGCGGGTGATGTCGGCTGGAGAGATCGCGGACTGCTTCGAGATCAGCAGGCCCGCGGTGAGCCGGCACCTGCGCGTGCTGCGCGAGTGCGGGCTCGTGGTGGACGAGGTGCGCGGGCGCGAGCGGCTCTACCGGCTCGACGTGACGCCGCTGGCGCCGCTCGAGGAGTGGATCGCCCAACTGCACGACCGCTGGTCCGGTCCCCTGGACGCGCTGGAGACCGAAGTGTACCGCACGCGGCGCGAACGCCGCGAAACCCCTTCTTCGATCCCCCAGGAGAAAACCGCATGAACCCAACCCCCATGGGACGCCTCGTCCGCACGCCGGAGGGTCGCGACCTCGTGATCGTCCGCACCTTTCGCGCACCCATCGAGGACGTGTGGGCGAGCATCACGGAGTCGGAGCGCACCGCCCGCTGGTGGGGGCCGTGGACGGGCGAGCCCGGGGCGGGGCGGACGATCCGCTACACGATGGCGTTCGAGGCGGAGGGCCCCGCGTCGGAGATGCTGATCGAGGCGTGCGAGCCGCCGCGCCACCTGTCCGTGCGCGCCATCAACGACTACGGCGACTGGCGCCTGGAAGCGCACCTCAGCGAGTCCGACGGGGTCACCGAGCTGCGCTTCACCCAGCACCTCGACGACAAGACCAACATCGGCGACGTGGGGCCCGGGTGGGAGTACTACCTCGACAACCTCGTCGCCTCCCGCACCGGCGACAAGATGCCGGATTTCAACGACTATTACCCGTCGCAGAAGCAGTATTACCTGGACCTGGCGGCGGCGGAGGCCTGAGCCCGGCGGCTGGTTCGGGGTGAGGGCCGGGGCGGGCGGACACGCAGGTCCGCCCCTACCGGTTTTCGGTGCAAAAAGGCGGGCGGTGGGGCGGGGGCGGGCACGGGCAGCCACGTGGGGCGGCCCCTACGGGGTTGGGTGTCCAAGGCAGGCGGTGGGGCAACGCGGGGCACGGGCGCGATGAATCGCGCCCCTACGGGATCCGTGGGTTGCGGGGAGATCCACGCCACCGCCCCTCCCCCAGGTAGTTTTGGGGGAGGGGCCGCGAGGAACGAGCGGGGGAGGGGGCCCGCCCCTCAGTGCCCCGGCTCGCCCTTCACGCCGTGCCCCATGCCGCCGCCCACGTGGTGCATGGTGCCCGGGTTGTGGAAGAGGAAGCCCTGCGTGAGGTGGACGCCCAGGCGCTTCACGGCGTCGAACTCCTCCTCGCGCTCCACGCCCTCGGCGATCACCTTGATGCCGTGGTCGTTGGCGAAGGAGACCATCGTCTCCACCAGGTTCTGCTTCATGAAGTTGGTGTCGATCCCCGCGATCAGCGAGATATCCAGCTTGATGAAGTCGGGCGACAGGTTGGCGATGCTCCCCAGCCCCGCGTAGCCGCTCCCCGCGTCGTCCACGGCGAAGCGGAAGCCGCGCTCGCGGAACTCGTTGAGGTAGCCCACGAACTTGGGATAGTCCGTGATCGCCGTGCGCTCCGTGATCTCCAGCACGATGCGCTCCGGGTGCTCCACGCCCAGCTCGTCCAGGTCCATGTAGCGGAACGTGGGGTCGCGGAAGTCGTGCGGGTCGATGTTCAGGAAGAGGAGCTCGTTCTCCTGCAGGTGCGTGTCGATCCCCTCGATGGCGCGCTTGCGGCAGAGGCGCGAAAGCTCCCAGATCAAGTTCGCCTCCTCCGCCACGCCGAACAGCACCTCGGGCGAGCGGAGGGCGCGCATTCCGCCGCGGGCGAGCGCCTCGTAGGCGTACACCTCGCGCGTGGCCGTCACCACGATGGGGTGGTAGACGATGTAGACGTTCTCGTCGTGCAGCAGCGTCTTGAGGTCGGACACCTTGCGGGTGCGCTCGCGGCTCTCCACCCCGCGCGCCGCGGCCGACGCCTCGCGGATCCCGCGGTAGATCTGCCGCTCCGTGCGCACCTTGGGGTTGCGAAAGAGTGTCGCGGAGCCGATGTAGATCTCGAACAGCCCCGCCACGTCCTCGCCGTGCTCCCCCTCCAGCCGCGCGCGCACGTGCCCCTCCAGCTCCGTGGCCAGCTCGTTGATGCGCTGCTCGGCTTCGGAGACGGGGTCCGGCAGGTCGGTGAAGAAGATGAAGTCGTCGTCGCCCGTGTGCGACACCATCAGGAGCGACTCCTCCTTGCTGCGCCGCCGGTCGTAGAACTCGCGCACCGAGTTGGCGGTGGTCTGCAGCACCTCGTCCAGCTTTTCCCAGCCGTAGATCTCCTCCAGCTTGCTGTAGCGCACGAACTGGATGTAGAGCACCGTCATCCGCCCGCGCCGCTCCAGCATGTCGCGCCCCTGCTCCAGCATCACGGGAAGCGTGGGGAAGCCGGTGGAGCGGTCGAAGAGGAGCTCCTCGTAGCGCAGGTGCTCGGCGGCCTGCGCGTGGTCGGTGGGGCCCTCGCCGCGGCGCGTGCGCTGGCTCACCGCCCACACGCGCGACGCAACCTCCTCCGCCGTGGTGGGGAGGAAGAGCCAGTCGTCCGCCCGCGCGGCGACGGCGCGGCGTACCTCGTCGTCGGTGCTGCACGCCACCAGCATGCAGATGCCGCGCGCACCCGTCTCGTCGCGGACGGTGGCCAGGAGGTCGGCGCGGGGCTCCACCAGCGCCACGTCCGGGTGTGTGCGGAGGGCGGCGGTGAGCGCCTCCGCGCCCGCGGCCCCCGTTTCGCCGGCCTGCAGCAGGGTGAGCTCGGCGCCCATCGCGGTCGCGGCCCCTTCGACGGCCGCCTGCAGCCCCTCGTCGCGTACGTAGCCTACGATCCTCACGCCGCGCCCCCCTGGGCCGCGAGGTTCCGCTGCACCTTGGCGAGCAGGTCCTTGAAGTCCACCGGCTTCACCACGTAGTCGTCCGCGCCGGAGCGGAGGCCCTCGAACTTGTCTTCGAAGGCGCCCTTCGCCGTCACCATCACCACCTTGGTGGTGCCGCCGAACTCCGGGTGGTTCTTGATGGCGCGGCACACCTGCCAGCCGTCCATGCCCGGCATCATCACGTCCAGCAGCACCAGGGCGGGCTTGACGGTCTCCATCTTGGCCAGCGCCGACTTTCCGTCGCTCGCCTCGGCGATGGTGTAGCCGCGCGATTCCAGGAAGGCGCGGAGGATCTCCACGTTGTCCAGGTTGTCGTCCACCACCAGGATCGTTTGATTCGGATCTGCCGAGGTCACGTTTCTCACCTCCGCCGGGGCGGATCGGTGGTGCGTGGGGGGAGGGGCGGCCGTTGTCCGGGCCCGCGGATGGTGTGCCCCGGCGGGCAAGAAGCGAGCCACCTACCGCCTGCAAGCGCATGCGTCTCCCCCGTTTACGTGCGCTCTCGCATGCACTTGCGCTCGGTCCCGGGCGGGAACGGCGGGTCTCACGCGGAGGCGCGGAGACGCGGGGAGAGAACGCGAGAGGGATCCGGTTCCCCATTCCCCATTCCCCATTCCCCAGTCGCCTTCCGTCAGCGCACCTTTTCGAAGGCGCGGTAGCTGTGGAACTCCACGGTTCCCTCCAGCTCCGTAAGCACCATGCCCATAGGGCCGTCGGGGTTGGCGCGCGCCTGGGCGGAGCGCGGCAGGCGCACGGGGCCGAACGGTGTCGACACCTCGCCGAAGTTCAGGGTGCCGGACGCCCACTCCCGCCGCCCATCCAGGTAGCGGAACTCGATCTGGCGCACGGCGAATGTGCGCGAGTCCAGCCGCAGCGCGCCTGAGAGGTTGAGCGTGCCGCGCGCGGTGCGCAGCGCCCTGAATCGCAGCGTCCAGGCGCCCGTCGAGTCGAGCTGCGGGTTGGCCTCCAGGCAGTGGCCCACCAGGAAGTCGTCGCGCAGCAGCGTAAGCTCGCTGGGCACCTTGATGTTGAGCGACTTGCTCTGCGCCGTGTCGCCCGCCGCCACCGCACGGGCACGCCGCGCGCGGGCGGAGTCGGGGTGCACGATGATGGTGGTGTCGCTGTTGATGCGCTTGTCGCGCAGCAGGCGCAGGTGGGCCGTTCCGCGCGTACGCTGGTTGTAGCGGTAGGCGTACTGTGCAGCAAAGGTGCGGCGCTGCTCCACGCCCTTCACCGCCTCGCGCCAGAGCGCCTGCACGGCGGGGGCTTCGGCCAGGCGGTCGCCTGTGTAGCACGCGGGGCGGCCGGTGGAGACTCCCTCCAGCACCACCGCCTGGAGTGCGGCGCGCAGCGTCTGCTCGCTCGTCGCGCCGTCGGCCACGGTGAAGGAGGCGGAGGGCGGCGCGGTGTAGCCGATGCGCTCCATGCGCAGGCGGTAGCTGCCCGCGGCCACGGTGTCGAAGCGGAAGGCGCCGCGCGCGTCGGTCAGCACGGTGCGCCCCTGGCCACCGGTGGACGGAAGAAGGCGTACGACGGAGAGCGGAACCGGCGTGCCGTCGTTTGCGAGGGCGTGCCCCTGGACGACGGCGGTCTGCGCCGCGGCGGCGGACGCGGAGAGGATCGCGCTGAGCGCGGCGAGGAGGATGCGGCGGGAGATCATGGAAGCGCGTGGGACGGAAGGAAACGGATGAATGCGGACGGTTCACCCCAGGGCAAGCGCGGGGCCTCATCCCGGAACACCCGTCCCTCACCACCGATGTGGATGCGCCGCAACGGCTTCCCTCGTCCACCGCGAATCCGCGCGATTCCCCCGCTGTCCGTGCGCGAGGACACACCGCCGCTCACCAACGACACGACGCCCCGCCTGAATGGGCGGGGCGCCGAAAGTTTCAGTCCAGCACTCGAAGTTCTCTCCGTGTCTCCGCGTCTCCGCGTCTCCGCGTGAGCCCCGCCGTTCAGCGCAGCGACGGCGCCCCCGACGACGACGGCGCGCCCACGCCCTTCATCCGCCCCGTCCGGGTTAGCCCTTCCCAGCCGCACCGCGGGCACCAGCGCCGCTGCACGTAGCCCAGGCTGAGCACCGACATGACGCGGCCCCACCCGGTCATCTGGAGGGGGAGCGTCTCGGTCGCGCAGCTCGCGCAGTCGCGCTCCGAATCCAGCACCAGGAAGATCATCACCACGGCGAGGAGCGCCTTCGCGCCGAACGCCAAAAAGAAGAACAGCAACCACATCATCAGCATGGCGATCCAGCGCTTTGCGGGGTTTCCGGTCCCGGCATCATCCCCGTGCAAGAAACAGACGACGGCCCGTTCACGATACCGCCCGGAGCCTCGCGAGTTCCCGGCGGGTTGAACCGGGAGGGGGCGGGCGTGTACTCTTGGGCTGCGCCAACCCGGCGATCCCATCCATCGAGCGAGCATGAACGTCGTCAACGTC belongs to Longimicrobium sp. and includes:
- a CDS encoding metalloregulator ArsR/SmtB family transcription factor, which produces MEVASAIADPVRRDILMLLRERVMSAGEIADCFEISRPAVSRHLRVLRECGLVVDEVRGRERLYRLDVTPLAPLEEWIAQLHDRWSGPLDALETEVYRTRRERRETPSSIPQEKTA
- a CDS encoding EAL domain-containing protein, producing MRIVGYVRDEGLQAAVEGAATAMGAELTLLQAGETGAAGAEALTAALRTHPDVALVEPRADLLATVRDETGARGICMLVACSTDDEVRRAVAARADDWLFLPTTAEEVASRVWAVSQRTRRGEGPTDHAQAAEHLRYEELLFDRSTGFPTLPVMLEQGRDMLERRGRMTVLYIQFVRYSKLEEIYGWEKLDEVLQTTANSVREFYDRRRSKEESLLMVSHTGDDDFIFFTDLPDPVSEAEQRINELATELEGHVRARLEGEHGEDVAGLFEIYIGSATLFRNPKVRTERQIYRGIREASAAARGVESRERTRKVSDLKTLLHDENVYIVYHPIVVTATREVYAYEALARGGMRALRSPEVLFGVAEEANLIWELSRLCRKRAIEGIDTHLQENELLFLNIDPHDFRDPTFRYMDLDELGVEHPERIVLEITERTAITDYPKFVGYLNEFRERGFRFAVDDAGSGYAGLGSIANLSPDFIKLDISLIAGIDTNFMKQNLVETMVSFANDHGIKVIAEGVEREEEFDAVKRLGVHLTQGFLFHNPGTMHHVGGGMGHGVKGEPGH
- a CDS encoding carboxypeptidase-like regulatory domain-containing protein, encoding MISRRILLAALSAILSASAAAAQTAVVQGHALANDGTPVPLSVVRLLPSTGGQGRTVLTDARGAFRFDTVAAGSYRLRMERIGYTAPPSASFTVADGATSEQTLRAALQAVVLEGVSTGRPACYTGDRLAEAPAVQALWREAVKGVEQRRTFAAQYAYRYNQRTRGTAHLRLLRDKRINSDTTIIVHPDSARARRARAVAAGDTAQSKSLNIKVPSELTLLRDDFLVGHCLEANPQLDSTGAWTLRFRALRTARGTLNLSGALRLDSRTFAVRQIEFRYLDGRREWASGTLNFGEVSTPFGPVRLPRSAQARANPDGPMGMVLTELEGTVEFHSYRAFEKVR
- a CDS encoding SRPBCC family protein, translated to MNPTPMGRLVRTPEGRDLVIVRTFRAPIEDVWASITESERTARWWGPWTGEPGAGRTIRYTMAFEAEGPASEMLIEACEPPRHLSVRAINDYGDWRLEAHLSESDGVTELRFTQHLDDKTNIGDVGPGWEYYLDNLVASRTGDKMPDFNDYYPSQKQYYLDLAAAEA
- a CDS encoding response regulator; translation: MTSADPNQTILVVDDNLDNVEILRAFLESRGYTIAEASDGKSALAKMETVKPALVLLDVMMPGMDGWQVCRAIKNHPEFGGTTKVVMVTAKGAFEDKFEGLRSGADDYVVKPVDFKDLLAKVQRNLAAQGGAA